A window of the uncultured Campylobacter sp. genome harbors these coding sequences:
- the gpmI gene encoding 2,3-bisphosphoglycerate-independent phosphoglycerate mutase — MAQKTILVITDGIGYNESSEFNAFAAAKKPTYDWLFKNVPNALIKTSGLAVGLPDGQMGNSEVGHMCIGSGRVLYQNLVKISLGFENGELAKSEKLLNLFKTCKCVHVVGLYSDGGVHSHMNHFDAMCSLAVANGCEVCAHAITDGRDVGPKSGLAFIKSLQEKAQSGGFRLASVSGRFYAMDRDKRWERVKTAYDAMTRGENAQTVSPLEYVMQSYEAGVTDEFIVPASFGGFEGIGENDGVIFINFRNDRVREIAAALGDENFSEFARPFVVKNLLTMTEYDANFAFPVLFENEKLKNTLAQVVANAGLTQLHTAETEKYAHVTFFFNGGIEELAQNETRVLVPSPKVKTYDEKPEMSAQAVCEAVLKGMEDGQDFIVVNFANGDMVGHTGEFDAAVKAVEAVDTALGRIVAKAKEKNYALIITSDHGNCEQMRDAQGNLLTNHTTFDVFCFVMSEGVKAVKAGGLNNIAASVLALMGIEKPAEMDEALF; from the coding sequence ATGGCTCAAAAAACGATTTTGGTGATAACAGACGGCATCGGATATAATGAAAGTAGCGAATTTAACGCATTTGCGGCGGCAAAAAAGCCCACATACGACTGGCTGTTTAAAAACGTCCCAAACGCGCTCATAAAAACCTCGGGCCTAGCAGTGGGCCTACCCGACGGACAGATGGGAAACAGCGAGGTCGGGCACATGTGTATCGGCAGCGGGCGGGTTTTGTATCAAAATTTGGTAAAAATTTCGCTCGGTTTTGAAAACGGCGAACTAGCTAAAAGCGAAAAGCTTTTAAATTTGTTTAAAACCTGCAAGTGCGTCCACGTAGTCGGGCTTTACAGCGACGGAGGCGTGCACTCGCACATGAACCACTTTGACGCGATGTGTTCCCTTGCGGTCGCAAACGGTTGCGAAGTATGCGCTCACGCGATAACCGACGGCCGCGACGTAGGCCCAAAAAGCGGGCTGGCGTTCATAAAATCTCTGCAAGAAAAGGCGCAAAGCGGAGGCTTTAGGCTAGCTAGCGTTAGCGGTAGATTTTACGCGATGGACCGCGACAAGCGCTGGGAGCGGGTAAAAACGGCCTACGACGCGATGACGCGCGGAGAAAATGCGCAAACCGTATCACCGCTAGAATACGTCATGCAAAGCTACGAGGCGGGCGTGACGGACGAGTTTATCGTGCCGGCTAGCTTTGGCGGGTTTGAGGGGATAGGCGAAAACGACGGCGTAATATTTATAAACTTTAGAAACGACCGCGTGCGCGAGATCGCGGCGGCTTTGGGCGATGAAAATTTTAGCGAATTCGCGCGCCCGTTCGTCGTCAAAAATCTACTCACGATGACCGAATACGACGCAAATTTCGCCTTTCCCGTGTTATTTGAAAACGAAAAGCTAAAAAATACCCTTGCCCAGGTCGTCGCAAACGCCGGCCTAACGCAGCTACACACCGCCGAGACCGAGAAATACGCGCACGTGACGTTTTTCTTTAACGGCGGCATCGAAGAACTCGCCCAAAACGAAACGAGAGTGCTGGTGCCAAGCCCTAAGGTTAAAACTTACGACGAAAAGCCCGAAATGAGCGCGCAGGCCGTGTGCGAAGCGGTGCTAAAAGGCATGGAGGACGGGCAGGATTTTATCGTTGTAAATTTCGCAAACGGCGATATGGTCGGGCACACGGGCGAATTTGACGCGGCGGTAAAGGCGGTCGAGGCCGTGGATACGGCGCTGGGACGCATCGTGGCAAAGGCAAAAGAGAAAAACTACGCGCTAATCATCACGAGCGACCACGGCAACTGCGAGCAGATGAGGGACGCGCAGGGTAATTTGCTAACCAATCACACGACTTTTGACGTATTTTGCTTCGTGATGAGCGAGGGCGTAAAGGCTGTAAAAGCGGGCGGTCTAAACAATATCGCCGCGAGCGTTTTGGCGCTGATGGGTATCGAAAAACCCGCCGAGATGGACGAGGCGCTGTTTTAA
- the fabG gene encoding 3-oxoacyl-ACP reductase FabG, translating into MKFSGKNVLITGASRGIGAQIAKTLAQMGLKVWINYRSKPEIADALQAEIVANGGQAAVIKFDATDEDEFVKAINLIADADGELSYLVNNAGITNDKLALRMKTEDFTGVINANLTSAFIGCREALKVMSKKRFGAVVNVASIVGEMGNAGQANYAASKGGMIAMNKSFAKEGAARNVRFNCVTPGFIETDMTSELGDEIKKTYSDNIPLKRFGSASEVAEAVAFLLSDHASYVTGETLKINGGLYM; encoded by the coding sequence ATGAAATTTAGCGGAAAAAATGTACTAATCACGGGAGCTAGCCGCGGTATCGGCGCGCAGATAGCCAAAACTCTAGCGCAAATGGGACTAAAAGTCTGGATAAACTACCGCTCAAAGCCAGAAATCGCCGATGCATTGCAAGCTGAAATCGTAGCAAACGGCGGGCAGGCTGCGGTGATTAAATTTGACGCGACGGACGAGGACGAGTTTGTAAAAGCGATAAATTTGATCGCGGACGCCGACGGCGAGCTAAGTTATCTCGTAAATAACGCCGGTATAACAAACGACAAGCTCGCGCTTCGCATGAAGACGGAGGATTTTACCGGCGTGATAAACGCAAATTTAACCTCGGCTTTTATCGGATGTCGCGAGGCGCTAAAAGTAATGAGCAAAAAACGCTTTGGCGCCGTCGTAAACGTAGCTTCTATCGTAGGCGAGATGGGCAATGCGGGGCAAGCCAACTACGCTGCGAGCAAGGGCGGAATGATCGCGATGAACAAAAGTTTCGCCAAAGAGGGCGCGGCGAGAAACGTGCGCTTTAACTGCGTAACGCCGGGCTTCATCGAGACGGATATGACGAGCGAGCTTGGCGACGAGATCAAAAAAACTTACAGTGACAACATCCCGCTAAAACGATTTGGAAGCGCTAGCGAAGTGGCCGAGGCCGTGGCGTTTTTGCTAAGCGATCACGCTAGCTACGTCACGGGTGAGACGCTAAAAATCAACGGCGGACTATACATGTAG
- the acpP gene encoding acyl carrier protein encodes MAVFDDVRDVVVEQLSVAPDAVKRESKIIEDLGADSLDVVELVMALEEKFEVEIPDSDAEKLITINDVVTYIENLNK; translated from the coding sequence ATGGCAGTATTTGATGACGTAAGAGACGTAGTGGTTGAGCAGCTAAGCGTGGCTCCGGATGCGGTAAAGCGCGAGTCTAAGATTATCGAGGATTTGGGCGCGGACTCGCTTGACGTGGTTGAGCTCGTTATGGCGCTTGAGGAGAAATTTGAAGTAGAGATACCTGATAGCGACGCCGAGAAACTAATCACTATAAACGACGTCGTAACCTACATCGAGAACCTAAATAAATAA